Proteins encoded by one window of Xenopus tropicalis strain Nigerian chromosome 6, UCB_Xtro_10.0, whole genome shotgun sequence:
- the LOC116411754 gene encoding uncharacterized threonine-rich GPI-anchored glycoprotein PJ4664.02-like yields the protein MARGNGTLHCGLFFIFLWIYAPVPGCTEPTTPVTHTFSTSLALSHMKTGTYANVGSNVTGIKQKPHVKKSRIRTRTTVAPAAQTETGINVAPAAQTETGIPVALAAQTGTGIPVAPVAQTGTGIPLAPAAQTGTGIPLAPAAQTGTGIPVAPSAQTETGIPVAPSAQTGTGIPVAPSAQTETGIPVAPAAQTGTGIPVAPSAQTETGIPVAPAAQTETGIPVAPAAQTGTGIPVAPAAQTGTGVQGATMAAIGRLVAKNIAIRGMAAAKPDTGTTVATATATGYDNGTKQIVITGRGPTGASTRGTDPVIRAQSAEDQNDIEPNVVTPPGLNKGTGANNNLGGSGEGGSTTVTTPTTIATTATTATTATTTIAATISTTTIATTAATTAATTIATTKATEVSGTNLSHNKYNLYYHFASEQNNNQYSN from the exons ATGGCTCGTGGGAATGGGACCCTACACTGTGGCctcttctttatctttctatgGATCTACG CCCCTGTGCCCGGTTGTACCGAACCCACAACCCCAGTTACCCACACATTCAGCACAAGCCTGGCCCTGTCCCATATGAAAACTGGCACGTATGCCAATGTGGGGTCCAATGTGACTGGCATCAAGCAGAAACCTCATGTAAAAAAATCTAGGATTAGGACTAGGACTACTGTGGCACCAGCAGCTCAGACTGAGACTGGCATTAATGTGGCACCGGCGGCTCAGACTGAGACTGGCATTCCTGTGGCACTGGCAGCTCAGACTGGGACTGGCATTCCTGTGGCACCGGTGGCTCAGACTGGGACTGGCATCCCTTTGGCACCGGCGGCTCAGACTGGGACTGGCATCCCTTTGGCACCGGCGGCTCAGACTGGGACTGGCATTCCTGTGGCACCGTCGGCTCAGACTGAGACTGGCATTCCTGTGGCACCGTCGGCTCAGACTGGGACTGGCATTCCTGTGGCACCGTCGGCTCAGACTGAGACTGGCATTCCTGTGGCACCGGCCGCTCAGACTGGGACTGGCATTCCTGTGGCACCGTCGGCTCAGACTGAGACTGGCATTCCTGTGGCACCGGCCGCTCAGACTGAGACTGGCATTCCTGTGGCACCGGCCGCTCAGACTGGGACTGGCATTCCTGTGGCACCGGCCGCTCAGACTGGGACTGGTGTTCAGGGAGCAACAATGGCTGCGATTGGTCGCCTTGTGGCCAAAAACATTGCAATCCGCGGGATGGCTGCTGCCAAACCCGACACTGGTACCACTGTGGCAACTGCCACAGCAACTGGGTATGATAATGGCACCAAGCAAATAGTAATTACTGGCCGTGGCCCTACTGGTGCCAGTACAAGAGGAACCGATCCGGTTATTAGGGCCCAAAGTGCAGAAGATCAAAATGACATAGAACCTAATGTAGTAACTCCTCCTGGTCTCAACAAGGGAACTGGTGCCAACAATAATTTGGGTGGATCAGGAGAGGGAGGATCTACTACTGTGACAACCCCTACTACCATTgctactactgctactactgctactactgctactactacaATTGCTGCTACCATTTCTACAACTACCATTGCTACTACTGCTGCTACTACTGCTGCTACTACCATTGCTACTACTAAAGCAACAGAAGTCTCAGGTACAAACCTT TCCCATAACAAATACAACCTCTACTACCACTTTGCCAGTGAGCAGAATAATAACCAGTACAGCAACTAA